The DNA window agctaatcgccgatgatgattgtacatgtcgtgacgatcttctctaagacaacacagcggctccgataccaaattgtaacaccctaactaccttaggcgtattacgtgatttttaaacgtactgtgcagctcgttgctaatcaacgaggtttatgaaaaacgtgatttattaaaaatttgctttttaattaaacttataaaccatattacaaaagactcgggatcccgattataaaaatatttacaaaaagtttcactgtttaactattacatcaaaataaaagtcgtctaacgaccagttacaaaaattcggCCTTCTTTGTCCCGAgaatcgtacgctccaggcctaaccgccccgacatgtacaatctcataagctcgctcacggtccatcagctctagccttgcctttacctacacatcaacgtagaactgtgagtcgacagactcagtaagaaaagcataataatatcatacataattctaactgccgtgtccaacacgatactgagtcccgccatcgccatgtccaacatggtaccgagccactactgccatgtccaacatggtaccgagttacgaacgttcatagggacggtactattgacacgtaacaacagaTCGGTCGAAGCAGGTCATACtccatttcttggtcatactccggctgtaccgacgtgttactatatcctcccgatcggtcgagccggtcatactcattcttggtcatactccggctgtaccgacgggatacgtcaatagcacggaaccaccaaccaagtgtcggctgatcggtcaaaccggtcatactcattcttggtcatactccggcactgtaccgacgtgacggggttggatggttcgaagccaacatacaactaatgtaatctaacaggcttcctacatgctcgctaaacatgtaatctacatatgcatactgttatactaatcttacctggattccgaattcaggtgtgccggtcaacctgactggaacttagctgagcggcggattacaggctcctaaaccgtaaaaaatcacaacaccgataagtgacacgctaaatcacaacggggacaaaggttttaaaaccaaacctaACTCACTGTAACttaatactaaaatacccccaaactagtagagaacaaactgtctgaaaacccgaaactagcacaaaacggaaagttgagaaaaaaccggtttctcaccctactgcaaaatccgggtaaccggttgtacatgcagtgtaaaaccggttagccggttttacccagaaaaaccccaaaaaacatttcaccaaccaaaacgtttccaaactcaaccaaactttccagacctgctaattagaccctaataaacattttccaagttgataaaacaaagcttcaagcacagaatcaaaatttgccattaaagctcaagctttgagttctaaactcaaacttgagcaaaaccacctagcatgcattcaaacccactcaaatctactaaaacatacataaaatcacctctgaaaactaatcAAAACAATAGCAACATCTCGATATGATTCACAACatatcttcaaaaatcacatttttgcatataaaAAGCTATAGCTTGATCAACCTAATAATCATGCATCAAAACAACtttaaataaccctaatctaacaagcttaaaCCTCTGAATTTAACCTCAATTCACAAGCTGGCAAGAACACAttaaaatcaagcatgcatcatcaccttttcacacattttttctaaaattataaaaagagaagtttagaaactttaccaaagatgaagaacacttagaatgcaaGGGAAATAGCTTGAAATCAGAATTTTCCAGCCTTTGGAACACCCTCCAgccgaaagagaaagagaggaaaagagagagagttttttgcaattttttctattttctaaacttatgattttgagtgaaatggaaataaataaagagaaggaTTTAACTAAaaatctatttcagccaaataataaaataataacatttatttttcaatttaattaagtcactaaaagacaaaagtcaatggggcaaaaagaccattttgcccctccacactaaaatcacataaaaatcactaaagggggtattttgggaaattctaaattcccggccattcccgacattcccaatgtctaataaaccgacccaaactaataacatgctaagttgtgatttctactgagccaaacgccgagttccaaaataccgggcaccggaaatgcaaaacatgaaaactactgaataacataaacatgcatttctgaattccataactaacagcataataaattatttaaatagctataaataatttcataaataatcatgattaactgctaatttccaaattaactaagcgggctttacagtggtcttctatattttgaaatcaagatattatcttgataatgaaatgtgaaagtgtggggtgtatactccaatatgagaaagtttagacatacttggtgtctaaaaataaaatatgagaatttagacatgtttggtgtctaaattggtgtatttttgatatgtttggtatcaaaataattgagaatttgagttgtgtgaaaattaatcttttatgattaaattttcaaagcttaagtacttaaggagaaaagtggtcacaaagtgaacactatattttggcatgcatgattcacatggaatcaatagtgagaggttataacaaatcgcttaatctccgtacaagattaaagcaagaattttcgagggatgggacctaaactcccttagtgttttgctcattgatggtaacctatcttaacactagtaaacatctagtcttaagttcaataggtactAACAAGTTAATAGAGTGaatatggtactcaattgtcccatctatggatgagtacatgttgtgaaaattgagggttaaaaccaaaaggttttttaatggagcttaagcttaagaaaactcacttaagcttaagaaatgtctaaagagtggtgagacactaaaactccacctatatggactagaggtggtgccgcctcttatgagaattgggagttattctctagagagtccatgaattggaattttgcacatggccattaacggtgcaagagcgagacatgcggtctcaagtgagcattagcgagggtgtgtgtgttatcaccggtttgtactaaaggaataatggttcaatgctacggcaaccaaaatttcatcaaactttgtggtaactacactaaggtaaaattcaagtcgaaagacattttacctaatgcacctaagcaagacttctttaaaagtgtgtatttattcaatcaaagtgggggaatgttatattttgatataatattttgattgattaaataaatgttacaagtgtgttacaagtgtgtcacacattttaatctagtgggggattgttatattatttttaatataataatatgtagattaaaatgtggtaatatataatattatgtgaataatatatattaagtgtatggtaaataaatgtgtaacctataatttaacctacacttttgtaacctacatagtaacttggagaggagttacaatttgttgtcattTGTAACTCTtgtgttgatcacacattattagtgtaataaaagggttgttGCACAATTTGgtttaaggatttcaaaattatgatgatatagttgttacaaaatgtaatactcatttatgggagagaaatgaggtggtattttgaatcctaagagtgatcatctaaacactatataaaggagtctaatgtgctcattgagatgaagttttctatcaaaaaagtacattgctagaaaaccctaaggcttgataattcctaaagctatttcctagagagttcccttagtgcttagagatagggggaaataagcttttggacaaaggtgtaataccttgttcaagtcatggtgatccccactaatctacactcaaggttgtgagtgagtgtttatatatatattattctcttattatatatatatacatattttatattgcatgtgttcttatcttcttctacatttcttatatataatatatatagtgtatatatattgtatagtatgttgttgtaatatttatttaatctctttgttggtccttgtattgtattacaatagagttgtaatattttaattttcttccattgtaataatatctctaacaattaaaagtaagattttttgtagtgtcacaatacttgttgtgactaaaactaaattaataacaatttttatctaaatattatgtttagtCATAAACAATTATTTTATTGAGACTAAAagatacatttagtcacaatttttttttattataactaaaaaattgtcatATTCTCCTTTTTTGTAGCGTTACTTGCTTCGCAACTAAaagaatacatatatattatacagaAAAGACAAAGTAGCCATTCATGTTTTTACTTTTGCTTTTCTAACATGGTAAAGATAGAATATTAAACAGTACTAATAATATGGAAAGAAAGGTAGATACTTTGCCCTtatcaatatataattatatcaaaTAGTATTGAATAAGCTAAAACAGCTACAATGTGGTCCACGTAAACCATACAAAGTTAAAGCTGTGAAGAACAAGAGATTATGTACTCTTACCTTTACAAAAGCAATATACTAGAAACTTTAATATATATGCAAACTCAATTTATGTTGCTTGCTAAGTTAGGAAAGAATATGAGCGGTAGCTAGCtagtagtatatatatacacctAAATATGTATATGCATGCCAACAACTTATTAAGAAGTTTTACTATTTCAGCTCTAATTCACAAATACTTTTCAGCATTAATAATTCCTCTTGAATGGCATCGACTCCACCACCCTCAGGGGCAACTACTCCTCAGCCACAGCAGCCGCCGCCTCCACCACAAGGAGAAAAGGCTCCACAGCCACAACCACCATTGCAACCATTGGGGGTATCCCCACCTGTGCAGGTTACGGCTCCACAACCACAACCACAGCCGCCTCAACCTCCATCTCCACCCGTAGAGGCAACGACCCCACAGCCGCAGCCGCAGCCACAGCAGCAGGCTCCACAACCACAACCAGAACCGGTTGCAGCTCCACAACCACAGCTGCCTCAACCGCCTTCTCCACCCGTAGAGGCAACGGCTCCACAGCCGCAGCAGCAACCACAGCCAAAGCAGCAGGCTCCTCAACCACCCTCAACGCCCGTAGAAGCAACTCCGCAGTTGCCTCTCCCAGAAGGACCAATGGCTCCCCAACCACAGCTGCAGCCACCACCATCAGCTGACCATATTTTGGAGTCGCAACCTCCACCAATGGAGGCAGTAACTCCGCAGTTGTCTCTCCCAGAAGGACAACCGGCTCCCCAACCACAGCTGCAGCCACCAACATCAGCTGACCATGTTTTGGAGTCGCAACCTCAACCAATGGAGGCAGCAACTCCGCAGTTGCAGCCCACACCAGCTGCTGAAACAGCTCCAGAATCACAGCCCCAACAGCCTCAATCAGAAAGACCAACTGCTTCAGACACAAAATTGGCTCTGGCTCCTTTGGAGGAATCATCAGCTTCCCAAAAGCCGCCATCACCTGGAGCAACGGCTTCACAGCCAGAACCACTAAAAGAAGAAACAGTGCCTCCAAAACCACAGCCACATGAAACACCAACAGAATCAGCTGGAGCTACGACTCCAACACCAGCAGAACAAGCTGGATGGACGACTCCAGCACCAACAGAGCCGGCTGGAGCATCAACTCCAACACCTCAGTCGCAGCAAACACCGCCCGCCACAGGAGCAGCGGCTTCAAAACTACAGCCATCAACAGAAGTAAAGGCTCCAGAGCCGCCACAAAAGCCAGAAGAAAAGGCTCCAGAGACGACGGAGATAGATCCTCAGCTTGGCCCATGTCCTACAAAAAGCTCAGGTTCTTATATTTATCTAATTTCAcagttaaattaaatttaataagatatatatttatatgaacaTTGCTATAAGGcactagtggtgcctagcaccttctcgacatgtcgcgttgtGATTGattagcgatactccctaaaaattattatcttaaattatatgggacccgatacgttagttggaccaatatcgatattgacacataggagggtgctaggcactACTAGTGCCCTTTAGCAATtctcatatttatatatttattgcatgagtaaaattaattaattatagtgtAGCTGTAAATTAACCTGCAATGAAATTAtatcaattaatttattatatactaTTAACGTGAcaaaagaataatattttttggaaatatattttgattctaatataatacttaatttttttatttcgaaGTTTTGACAATAAATAAGTTCAATGTTACAAGATACAATTTGTTCGTAAGAACATCTcaaaacaattatttataaaattaagtatttatttatttttttggtagGTTGATTTTGTTTTACATcgtcatttttgaaaattagaaaagtcgtaaaaaaatattttaaactttataagaatatttcctccaaaaaaacaaaaaaaactttataagaatataaaacattttagtaaaatttatttcactattatttgttaaaatacatgtatatgtCTATGAATAATGTATGTTTGCGAAGAGAAATATATGCGTGAcgtaaattttctaaaaatagaGTATATCTTTTTCgtacaaacttattattattattactggaTCTCACGTGCTTCACACGTGTAGCTCTGAAAAATATCTAAGcacaactattttaaaaaaataattaatattttatttacgaaatttataatattattaaattgtatccTCTAAAATATACATCATGGTGACAAAATTTTGTGAACTCTTCTATTTACGAAAATATAGTACTTTTGTTgacttttgttcttttttattgTTTCACAGTTTATGTATCGTTGtaaattaataacttttttcATAAACATTGACCACTACTAAATTATGTCtcttcttaaaaaattaattaattttttttctaataattaaaaaaatccaacctaaaatatataattgttgAGTTAGATAAGAAATTTGCGCCTTCATTTCTTATGTTTTGAGAATAGCAATTTAGTATGTAAAGAATATGAATATGATTGGTAATATGAAGAAACTTAAATCTGATTTGTTTAAGTGAACTTcattttttaaagaaagaattttaaataaaagattacaaaataattttttattttttaaaggattattaaaatatattaatttttaaaatgatagtTATTAGTTAttgatattaaaaaattatttttagtcttacgttttaattaataatataatagtattatttttaaaatttaatattatttctaatactaaTAGGGAATatacggttttttttttttaaaaaaaagaataatcctAAATCACAAAATATATACGTGTTAtctcaatttaattatatatacacataattctcttttattatattgtatgcttaataatatatatataggcatggttatattaataataattattagtaaaattagcttaaaaaaaataaagaagcattatttattttaaaatatacttaTTGATAGCAACCCAAAAAAATATAAGACAAAATGATCATTttcacaaatatttacaaaagataaaatgttaattaGAGAGGAAGCTTAGtttagaagaaaaagaaataagtaGTGTACATGTTTCAAATTcttagtaattaatttttttataattgaataTATAGTGAGGGctaattgtgtaattcaattaGTGAAAGTCCAAAAAGCTATTCACACTTTTATATAGGTTATAGATTACTTCAAGAAAAACATGTTTCTAAACCTTTTATACTCTCTTTAGATACATTACATACATTACATTAGAAATGAGAAAGTCTAGCACGTTTATGAATATGAGTTTTCccctaatttaatttaataaaacattataaaaaatcattaattaattataaaatactatctaaaaaaattgttaattataatttgtttaACCGTAATCCACTTAatagactatttttttttaaataatatatagaaaaatatttttttataactgCAATAAAACGTCATAATAGTGATTATTTaagaaacataaatattttttttttctattttattgtttaaaaagaaaacaataataaaaaaaaaatcattttttaaaattaattaaaaaattatataatagagatattttttttggcaACTTAttgaatataaaaattataattttttttatttagcggcgtatattatagttattagtGTTTTTACAATGCACTCCAAAGATGGGGTGCACCGATGCATTTTCTGTTTGTTTTagcattttgaaaaaattaatctaatttttttttcataatcacgttgttatatatttatttaaaatattttataaaaaatttagaaatttaaaataatttataatatataaagtaGTATTCCAATAGTCTATTTTATACGcatagaaataataattttacaCATGCAACAGACTATTTAAACCCTGTATTCAGTGTGTTAAAttttatatcttaaataactgcAACGTATACAATCATaataaaaatagactaaaaaattattccaAAAAGTACACTCATTATAAAGAAGTGCACTATACAATTTTTCTATAATTATAACTTATAACAAACGTCACAttgatttttaagaaattttcaataatttacGAGGTAAaaatatagagtttaaattagtcaATTGTATGcatatattaaaagaaaaaaaaaagtacaaaagtGGGACTggctatttaaaatttatttttaacgatataaattattaaatttttttaaaaaactggtAAATTATATGCTATAGCAATACACTTGAAAATAAGTTTTTTCGCTAAagttagaataaaataaaataaataaaattctattatAATCACGTATGCaattaatacaataaaaaatttaaactataatttatttatatatgtcaaaaataaaaaatctttaaTTAATATACGTCATAACACGTGAGCATGTATATGTCTTACTATTTGTTTGGATGAGAAAAATTGAATGTTTTCTAATCACgcaacttattattattaaacaaTGTAAATTttgtatgttaaaaaaaatataaattttgactctcttatttttttctctttcttagtAAATTATACTTGTCAATACTTTTTtgtagttaaatattttttttcgcaTATTCATGCCATAACTATACTTTAATGCAtacctaaattttttttttccaacatAATTACTATTCAAATATATTTACttgtttatcttttttttttatgattgatATATGTACACATACTTAGTGGAGGAAGTTGTAGAAAAATGGATTAAAGACGAATCTGGACATGCCTATTTTACTATTTCCGGAGAAGCTGGAGTTGGAAAAACACATGTGGCTAGAAAGATATTCAACAATGAAAGAAGAAACATACTGATGAAACCTAATGATGATCATAACTCCTTCGCTGTCACTCTTTGGCTATCTCTCAACAAAAGATATGATCATCATCAACAGGAGCAGGAGCGATCCCTTATAGAAGACCTCGCACGACAATTGTCTGTTCTTGACCCTATCGAAGGAGGTTTCGAAGGAGATTATAATGACAGTAATGGCGTCAACAACGACTCTATAGAAGATGGAAAGAAAAAGACGAAGGAGTCTTATGAggataaattaaaaacaaacataaagaagaagaTAGAAGAAATAGTATCAAAACATACAAAAGATAAAGAGAAACATAAATCTGTTGTTCTTTTGGTTCTTGATGGTGTTGATGATGCGAGCATAGCCATTAGAGAAAATGTCATTTCTCATTGTAAGGATGAGAAAGGTGATCATTTGAAGGTTTTGATGACTACCTGTGCTACTAATACTACTTCAACACAGAGTTCAGATGAAATTCCTCTTTTGAAGCATGACGAGTTTTTGAAGTTAATGTTGGAGCAATTTAGAGCTTCTCAAAAAATAGATTCGGATGAGGATAAGGAAAATGAAAAGGAAAAAATTGAGAAGCTGTTTAAAGATGGCATTTTTAAAGATGTTGAACTTCAGATTCCTGCTGCAATGGCTGTTCTTGTTGGTAAAGCATTCAATTCCTACAAGGTTGGAAAAGATGGTGCCACCTATGAGTCATTGTTGgtcaatattttgaaaaaaatatgtgaTCAACATCTTGAATTAAATAGTGCAGAGAAGATAATGAGGACATTGGCTTGTTTTGTTTATGAGATGTTGCCGAGTGATGATAATGCCTTGATCAACTGTtgttggcatagcaagaagttCTTCTCCAGCATTAAAAATCAATGTGTCCACTACAACGAGTTGATAGCTCATTGGATCTTGGAGGGTTATTTAGAGTCATCTAACTCTATTGAAAAGGCTTATGAAGATGGGTACCGCATTTTGAATGAACTCCGAGACCGAAAaattctcaaaagagaagattATGAGTTTGTCAAAATGGAAAAAGTGGTGCTTGAAGTTCCTGATGTTCGATACAAGAAGTTCGATGAGAAAACTCCTGATCTACGATATAACAGGGGATTCGATGACTCTGCAATGTTGGGCTTACCGGAAGTGTTGGCACTTGAAAGAGATGGTGAAGAATGGAAAGGTGGTTTCGGGAGGATATCAGTTGCAGATGGCATGATCAGAACAATTTGTAAACATAACAAGTGGAGAGAACAGGTCTCTACATTGTTTATGCATGGAAATCGTCTTTGTAGAGATGTTCCAAAGACATTTTTTAAGCCAATGAGTGAATTGGAAACACTTGTTTTGATCAATCCGAGGTCGAAGGATTTGATGTTTCTTTCAAGTTCTTCTCACCCAAAGCTTCGAGTTCTGGTGGTCAGGGGTTGTGACGTATTGGAGAATATTGATTCAATTAGTGGAATGAATTTAACAGTTTTGGAGATTTCTGGCGCCAAATCATTGAAGAGTCTCCCAGATAATCTATTTGACAACATGCCTAATCTTCGCAGCCTTAACCTTTCCGAAGTCCAAGTCGAGCATCTGCCCAAGTCTTTTGACAAGTTGACTAAGCTTCAATGGCTCATTCTCAGGGGGTGCTCTTGCTTGAAGGAGATGCCAAATGTGAAATCATTTGTAGGTCTCAAAGTACTTGACATGGCTGGTGTTTCTTCATTGATGACATTTAAAGATAAAAATTTTGGAGAACTCAAGGATCTTAGAGTGCTTGACTATTCTCATGCCAAAATAGCACCTGCACCATTTGTGCACAGTCTACATAAGCTCACTAGACTCACACATATAGGTTGTTCTGAAATAACCAGAGTTCCTCACTTTGACCAGTTGTCCCAAATCCAAATTCTTGAGCTCTCTGGTGCTACAAAGTTGGTGGAATTTTATGTCAAAAGCTTGCAAAACAAAAGTTTCCTTCGAATCCTTGACCTGTCTAAAACCAACATCAAACAATTGCCTCCAAGTTTTAGTGACCTACCTAGACTTGAGAAGCTTGATCTCTCTGATATGTCATCTTTGAATGATTTGACAAATGTTAGCTTCAGCCAGTTCAGATGCCTCCAAATTTTTAACTTGTCAAATACTCCTATTAAAACACTTCCCTCACTTTCCAACCTTAGTAACCTTCGAGAGCTCATTCTCACCAACTGTATGCAATTGGAAAAGCTTCCAGAAATGGAAGGACTTACAAATCTTGAGAAACTTGATGTTTCAGGTGCCACTGCATTGAAGGAAGTACTAGATGAACGGTTGGAGACGTCAAAGTTGCGCATGCTTCTAATGAAAAACTGTGGGAATCTTGAGAAGTTTCCAAGTTTGAAAGCCTTTGAACATCTTGAAGAGTTGGATCTTTCAGGTTGTAAGAAACTAGAAATGAATAACCAATCCTTCGAGGGATTGACTCAACTTCAGATACTCGACCTCTCTGAAACAAAGATTCAAAACTTGTCTTCTGTTTCCAGTCCAGAGCTTCGTCAACTTGTACTGTCAAATTGTGTCGAGTTGGTAAAACTTCCAACTTTGAGTTCATCATCAAAACTTGAGGAAATCAA is part of the Cannabis sativa cultivar Pink pepper isolate KNU-18-1 chromosome 5, ASM2916894v1, whole genome shotgun sequence genome and encodes:
- the LOC115718012 gene encoding putative disease resistance protein At4g19050, with protein sequence MASTPPPSGATTPQPQQPPPPPQGEKAPQPQPPLQPLGVSPPVQVTAPQPQPQPPQPPSPPVEATTPQPQPQPQQQAPQPQPEPVAAPQPQLPQPPSPPVEATAPQPQQQPQPKQQAPQPPSTPVEATPQLPLPEGPMAPQPQLQPPPSADHILESQPPPMEAVTPQLSLPEGQPAPQPQLQPPTSADHVLESQPQPMEAATPQLQPTPAAETAPESQPQQPQSERPTASDTKLALAPLEESSASQKPPSPGATASQPEPLKEETVPPKPQPHETPTESAGATTPTPAEQAGWTTPAPTEPAGASTPTPQSQQTPPATGAAASKLQPSTEVKAPEPPQKPEEKAPETTEIDPQLGPCPTKSSVEEVVEKWIKDESGHAYFTISGEAGVGKTHVARKIFNNERRNILMKPNDDHNSFAVTLWLSLNKRYDHHQQEQERSLIEDLARQLSVLDPIEGGFEGDYNDSNGVNNDSIEDGKKKTKESYEDKLKTNIKKKIEEIVSKHTKDKEKHKSVVLLVLDGVDDASIAIRENVISHCKDEKGDHLKVLMTTCATNTTSTQSSDEIPLLKHDEFLKLMLEQFRASQKIDSDEDKENEKEKIEKLFKDGIFKDVELQIPAAMAVLVGKAFNSYKVGKDGATYESLLVNILKKICDQHLELNSAEKIMRTLACFVYEMLPSDDNALINCCWHSKKFFSSIKNQCVHYNELIAHWILEGYLESSNSIEKAYEDGYRILNELRDRKILKREDYEFVKMEKVVLEVPDVRYKKFDEKTPDLRYNRGFDDSAMLGLPEVLALERDGEEWKGGFGRISVADGMIRTICKHNKWREQVSTLFMHGNRLCRDVPKTFFKPMSELETLVLINPRSKDLMFLSSSSHPKLRVLVVRGCDVLENIDSISGMNLTVLEISGAKSLKSLPDNLFDNMPNLRSLNLSEVQVEHLPKSFDKLTKLQWLILRGCSCLKEMPNVKSFVGLKVLDMAGVSSLMTFKDKNFGELKDLRVLDYSHAKIAPAPFVHSLHKLTRLTHIGCSEITRVPHFDQLSQIQILELSGATKLVEFYVKSLQNKSFLRILDLSKTNIKQLPPSFSDLPRLEKLDLSDMSSLNDLTNVSFSQFRCLQIFNLSNTPIKTLPSLSNLSNLRELILTNCMQLEKLPEMEGLTNLEKLDVSGATALKEVLDERLETSKLRMLLMKNCGNLEKFPSLKAFEHLEELDLSGCKKLEMNNQSFEGLTQLQILDLSETKIQNLSSVSSPELRQLVLSNCVELVKLPTLSSSSKLEEINLSGAKKLLQAGLPFNDMKELQSLDLSETSISLTSNFSQCTNLKKLSLRKCVFVGSKPELENLELLEVLDLSDTTFVAGQSSTQKSNEAFKLYGSQIEKLLKLTDLDLRGTQLQNFPYWISKLKNLNKLRLPNLDTFKEVNWGQIKRLPNDLNWEECGIFNLDAKNTETPSISINGTKMFNALMKKIDELDNNSKNICIFVCPLNKNGEDEEIYRERDDSFFKNLYLKNICCPDIFEKFLEIRGFETRPNEIDDAALMKFDCLCFIEDDYVTCVADVGGKTEKLTSLWLERCSKIEFIFSQDKHVTVSKNFNLLWVSNLPNLTDLYIKNVEDDQIKNLKQLYLDCCPKLQHLFTNPDQLPESLEKLQVKFCDKLENLFKFDSFEDKELKNLKELHLLELPELIGVGIKFPCLKKAKVKGCPKLEQSKFINGLGLDITKTIGLTHVMEDPKTGKITKETTKYRRSEGETSRANK